ATTTATGTTTTGCTGATATTTTTACCGGTGTGCCATCCGGCATCGTGAAGTCCTGCATCGGCCCGTGAAGCGGGACCCCAACGCAGTCATTTGCCGCATTCAGACCGATCACATCGATATCCATCCGGTCAACGATATCCGCGTCCATCGCCCCGATCATCTGAGATGTCTCATAGATCTGGATCGGTTTTTCCTCCAGTCCGTAATATTTGCGAAGACGATAAAGCGCACATGCACTGATCCCCGAATTGTAAGTGGATCCCAGGTCAATCGGTACCTTGTCCGGCTGTTTATGGTTTAATGATGCTAATACCCGTTCTCTCGAGTTCATAGTGATTTCCCCTTTCAAATTTCAAAATATGTAACTTTTTCTTCTGTTGATACTACGATTTTAGCACCCCTGGTATGTTGAATCATCCGTCTTTCTTGATAAAAAATAGTGTAATCTTGGCTTTTACATATTTCTGAAATATAGTATAATCGTAACAGGAGGTGAGCCCTATGCAGCACAACGAAAAAGGCGTGATCGGAAATTCCGTCATGTGTTTTCATACACCCAGCACAACAGCCATCGATTACTTATTTTATTATAACTATTCCGGGCTGTTTTACTGCAATTCTACGTACCGGATCCAGCGGGCAATGAACGAATTTTATGAGCCTTATCTGTTCATCTTTGTCAACAAAGGCTGCATGCACCTGGACTATCTGGGGAAGAATTATTCCGCATACGGTAATGAGTGCCTTTTGTTTGATTGCCGTCAGGCGCACTGTTATTACGCAGACGACAATACTATCTTTCAGTTTGTTCATTTCGGGGGAAATATCAGCGACTATTATGTGCAGAAACTATGTGAAAATCAGCAGCATGTTTTTAAACCGCTGAATCCACAGGCAATATCCGCCTGTTTTTCGAGAATACTGGAATTTACAGAAGAAAACATTCCGAACGAACATCTGATTTCCAGTGACATACATCAGCTTCTCAGTCTGATGATGAGCAGCCGTGAGACTTTTTCTTCCCTCAATGCCAAGCGTATTGCCTCAGCAGTTCATTTTATGGAAGAACATCTGCATCAGGATATCACCCTCACTGACCTGAGCGATCAGGCCGGTTTGAACTCCTACTATTTCAGTAAGCTGTTTAAACAATATACAGATTCCTCTCCCTATGACTATCTGCTGAACCTGAGGATCTCCCATGCGAAGATGCTCCTGATGACTGCTTTTGACTCCGTAGCATCTATATCAGAACAATGCGGTTTTAACAGCCCCGCCCATTTTATCAAGATTTTCAAAAAGAAAGTGGGCAGCACGCCCCTGCAGTACCGCAAAACACATGCCAGCATCTAAATACACCGGACGGCGTTTCCCGCAACATGAAAAGGCCCGGAGCCAGCTATTCATAATACTGCGCTCCGGGCCACACCCTGTTTATATATCTATATGAAGAGGGGTCTCTATCCCTCGATGGCGATATACTTCTTTTCTTCAGCACGCGGCCCTTTCTCTTCAGCCTTAGGGATACACAGTTTCAATACACCGCTCTCATACTTCGCACGGATATCCTCCTGCTTCACATCTACCCCGACGTAGAAAGATCTGCTCATACTGCCTGCATAACGTTCCCTGCGGACAAATTTTCCGTTTTTCTTTTCTTTCTCGTCCCTGTCAATCCCCTTCGCCGCACTGATTACCAGATATCCGTCTTTCAGTTCCAGAGAAAGGTCCTCTTTCCTGAACCCTGGAAGATCAATATCCACTTCGTAATGGTCATCGTGTTCCCGTACATCTGTCTTCATCAAATTTGCTGCATGTCTGCCGTACAGTTTTTTCTGTGCTTTCTGCATTGCCTTATCATCAAATACAGAAAAATCAAAAAAGTCATCGAAGAAATCGTCAAATAAACTTTCTGCAAAAATATCAGGTGTCATCATAAGTCATCGCTCCTTTTCCTATTAAAAACAATTGGTTAACCGGACTGGGGATGTTTCCTTTCTTTCGTCCTCCTTTGTTCTATTTGTGTTATAACACACAATTAATTGTTCGTCAACAGGAAATAACCCATTTTTTGTGTTTTTTCTGTGACTTTTCGCAGTCCTTCGGACTCTCAAAGTTTCATGATAAACGAGCGCCGGCTGAATATAGAAAAGGAACGCCTGATTGTCAGCGTCCCCTTTCTATGAATTATTCAACATTTGCCGAGTGCTAAACCTACATTATCGGTAAATGCCATCCGCAATTATTCCCTCAGCATTTCATGCAGTCTGGCTTCCAGTGCATCTGCGAGCGCCCTGTGCCCCTCCCTGTCCAGATGTACCCCATCCTCTTTACACGGTCCGGTAACCTCCATGGCATTCAGGTACTCACATCCACAGGCTTCTGCAACTTTCCGGTAGGTTTCGGGAAGCTGCTTCGACACCTCCACAGACCCCTCATCGAAATATCCTTCCATCGTATCACCCACGTAGTCGGCGGTAACCCCCGGCGGGCAGACGATCAGAATCTTCGGAGCGTCCACGCCTCCCCAGAACTGTGGTGCCTGGACTAATTGAATATTCATCTCCAGTGCCTTGGCAATCTCAATCGCAGAGTTTCGGAATTTCCGTTTCACATCGTTGGTTCCCAGCATGATCACAAAAATATCAATGGGATCATGTGTACACAGAAGCATCGGCAGCGCCTGATGACCATTTCTTCCCGGCTCAATAGCATCGTCCAGGGCATTTGTCCGGCCCTTCAGTCCCTCCTCTATGACACGGCACTCCGGAAAACGCTGACTGATGAGCCCTGTAAAACGAACATCCGGCGGAAATCTCCTCGTCGAAACCGCATCATATCCCCACGTAAGGGAATCACCAAAAAACATGATTGTTTTCATCTGTTAATCCTCCCAATTCTGTCATTTTTCTATTATTATACACCCAGATACTTAACGTTTCAAACTAATATAAGGCACCTCTGTTCTGCTACAGAATGAGTTATTATTTGCCTGACGAGGAGATAAAATGTGGATCAAAGCAAAATTCCGCATGCCGAAAAGAAATGACGATATTGAAGCAGTATGATATAATATACCCGAAGACAAACTGAAGTTATGGCTGTGTTATTTATATTCGGCTTAAGAAAACAAATTAAGAATGAATGATATTGAAGCTAATGATCGAGGTATCCTAATATGAAACAAACATTAAAAAAATTATATGATTTGCTGGATTTCAGGCAAAAATTAAACTTTGTTTTTATATTGATTATTATGATTCTTTCTGCAGGTCTTGCACAAATTACTCCCAAAGCAATCGGCTGGCTTACAGACGATATTTTTTTGCAAGAACAGATTAGTTTTGATAAGATTGTGCCTATTTTACTGATTATTTTAGTCGCTAATATTATAAATCAACTCATCATCATATTACGCAGGATTATGGTTGAAGATACCGCTACCCAAACAGAGAAAAAAGCACGCGGCATTGTCATTTCATCATTATTAAAGGCAAGTCTTAAATACTTCAAAAATAATATGACTGGTAATATTCATGGAAGATTAAACCGTTGTCTGGAGGGTACAGTCAAATTAGAGAAACTTATTTTCATGGATTTTGCCCCGGCGATTTTTAACAGTATTGCGGCAATCATTGTTATTTTTGTTACCTTGCCCGTCTATCTGACGTTGCTTACTTTGCTTGTAATCCCGATCGGAATTGCAATCGTTTTTAGACAAATCAGCACACAAAAAGGAATTCGCATTGAATTATTGGAAACGAAGGCATCTATGGACGGCTCTATCGTTGAGCTGTTGAATGGTATTGAAGTAATAAGAATGAGTGACAGTAATGCGATTGAAGAAAGACGCTTTGATGATAAATCTGAATTTTTAAGAAATAAAGAAATGAAACATCATCTTCAAATGGCAAAATATGATAGCTTCAAATTTTTTAATGAAATATTTTTCACAGTGCTGATGATTGGTGTTTCTTCTTATTTGGCGACCCGGCAAATAATAAGCGTTGGTTCGATTTTAACTTCTTATTTATGTTTTTCACAACTGATTAAACCGCTGGAAGAACTACACAGGATATTAGATGAGTTATCGGAAAGTTTAATTTTGGCAGAAGATTTTTTTAAAATGACTGAAATACCAAATGATTTTTCTTATTCGCTCCCCAAAAACAACGAAATAAAAGAAAGTATTTTTACATCACATATGATCGACATAGGTGATCTAAACTTTTCTTATAATGAAGAAGCAGTGCTTACAGATATAAATCTTTCCGTTGATAAAGGTTGTTTTTTAGGGATTGCGGGTCCTAGCGGCTGTGGTAAATCATCGCTGATAAAGACAATTTGTAAGCTTGAAAAAGCAAGTGGAAAAATATATATTGACGGAAAGGACATTGATGGTTTATCAAGAAAGGAAATCACAGATATCATAGCACTGGTTCCTCAAAATCCTTTTTTGATTGCAGGAACATTATATGAAAATATTTGTTATGGACTGGAGGATGAACCAACATTAGCGGAAATCAATGAGGCGATTAAAAAGGCAAATCTTTATGATTTTATAAATTCTTTGCCGGACAAGCTTTATACTATGATTGCAGAACACGGGAATAATTTATCTGGGGGGCAAAAACAAAGGATTGCGATTGCCCGTATCTTTCTAAGAAAACCTAAAATACTGGTTTTAGATGAAGCGACATCTGCATTGGACAATACATCAGAAAAACTGATACAAAATGAAATAGAAAAGCTAAAAGAAGAAAATCAAATGACAATCATATCTATTGCCCATAGGCTTACTACGCTTAAAAACTGTGATAATATCATTGTTGTGGATCATGGGAGAATCGTTCAATCTGGCAGATATGATAGGCTGCTCGAAGCTGATGGTATATTCAGTGATATGTATTATGGTAGATTGAAGTAATTACATGATGCCAGGGTCAAAAGACCCTTTTGACCTCAGCATCATTACATACAGAATCTGGATCTTGAAAAATCCCGGATTCTGTGGGGATGGTCTTCCCTGCTTATCAGGGTTAAAAATCGGTATTAACCAACACCCCCTTTCTTATCAGACTACTGTGCGGCAACGATCTCGTCGAAGTTTTCGGCCGTCATATCCTCCAGCTCAATATTTGTCCTCTCATCAATTTCTTCACCTTTGTACACACGCTCTGCGATTTCGCCGCACAGTGTACCGATGCTTGGCCAGCTCACAAAGATTGCGTAATCCTCATCGCCGTCCGGTATCGGGTATCCATCCTCCGCCCCAAGATGTACGACTCCTACTGATGTGACCTGCTCATTCATCCTGGCGGCTTTAAGTGCCTCAATTGCACCGGCAATCATTGTGCTGTTTGCCGAGACGATGCAATCGATTTTCTCACCGTGTGTCTGGATCCAGTCTTCTGTCACCTGCATCGCAGTCGCTGCATCAAAATCTCCCGACTGCGAAGAGAGAACGGTAAGGTCATCACGGGATTCGATCCCCTGCATAAAGCCTTCCTCACGCTGGATGGATGCCTCACGCCCCGGTGTCCCCTGAAGATAACAGATATTTGCATTCTCAGGAAGATTTTCTGCGCACCATTCTCCCTGTCTTTTGCCCAGTTCTATTTCATCAAATCCGACGAATTTCCACTCGCCGCCTGACGCCTCAGTACCTACCATAAATACAGGAATCCCCTCGTCATTGCAGGCTTTTACTGAAGTCGTATTTCCCTCTGTGTCGACTCCGATGATAAACATCATGTCGACGCCTTTGCTGAGCAGCGTTTCAACATTCGTGGTCTGTTTCTCAATGTCTTTCGCAGAATCAGCGGTCAATGCCTCCACCTTATCCGCTCCGACAGCTTTTGCGAATTCATCACTCTCAACATATTCCACAAACTTCTGCATTGCCGGATAACAGGCGGTATCGCCGTTATCAATGTTTACAAAACCGACACGGTAAACATATTCTCCGCCTTTCCCCGATGCACCTTCTGACGCTTCTCCGGAATTGGCACTGCTTTCTTCCTTTGCTTCACTGCCGTCACCTCCGGAACTGCTTTCGCCGGAGTTATTTCCGCATCCTGCCAGTGTTCCGATACAAAGCATAGAAACTGTAACCATCGCCAGCAAACGTTTTGCCATCTTTCTTTTCATCTTAATCATACCTCCTGTTTTTCAATAAGTATCATTCCATTTTAGTTGCCATTATACTCATGGACCGCATTAATCATAGCCACAATGTTCTCAACCGGTGTATTGCACTGAACAATGTGTATGGAATTAAAGATAAAACCTCCCCCCTCGCCAAAAATCTCACATCGCTCTAATACCTGTTCTCTGATTTGTTCCGGTGTTCCAAATGGAAGTATTTTCTGCGTATCAACACCCCCTCCCCAAAATGTGATTTCATTGCCAAATTCCTTTTTCAGCCGCCTCGGGTCCATTCCTTTTGCTGAACACTGAACTGGATTTACCGCATCAAATCCTGCCTCTATCAACTTGGGTATAAACGGATACACTGCTCCACAGGTATGCTTTAGTGTTTTCCAGCCTGTATGTTTATGCACCCAGTCATTGATTCTTTTATAATAGGGCAGATAAAACTCATCGAACACTTCCATCGAACACATCTGTGAGATCTGCGTACCGAAATCAGCTCCGCAGATATAGGCAACATCTACTGTCTCCCCCACGATATCATATATCTTCGTCCAATTATCAATCATGCGGTCTACCTGGTGAGAATAAACATTGTGTACGTAATCCGGATATAAAAGAGGTGCTGCAAACCAATCCGGAATACTGCGGATCCCTTTCGGATCTTTCAGGCTGTTGCCCGGTATATTTGCCGCATCTCCCAGAGCCGACCCGCCCGGGACCATGACAACAGCCTTTTCCGAATCCTTGAGATTATCTGCCTGCAGACGAAGGAATTCAAGGCTTGTATCCGAAATGGGTCCATATTCTTCCAGATTATCCTCATAGTTCATGCTATCTTCTTCCAGGTCTTTTTGACGGACAATATCATCAAAATAATACCCTCCTGCTGGAAGATGTCCGCTCGGAGGCACGCTGGTATCCCCCTCTGGATATATGTAATATCCTCCTTTCCCATCGTCCGTCACTTCAAAGTTTTCCGGCACCAGCACTTCCGTCCCTCTGTATTTCCAGCTTTTCCATCTTTCTGTGTTTTTCAGACCAAAGCACAGATCATATGTGGGAAAAGGTTCACAGTCAACTCCCAGGGCATCCTGCAAATCTTTCTCAATCTCACCCGTCATAGTAGAGACATCCCATATACGAACAGGCCTCTTCTCAAGACCATAATACTCTCTTAACGCCGCCACACACGTTGCATTCATCATTGAACATACATGACCGCCGAAATCTATGGGTATCTTATCAGGCTGTTTATGATTCAGCGATGCCAAAACTCTCTCTTTTGATGTCATATTATCTTACGCCTTTCCTCTATACTGTCAGTATCCTTATTCACCCCATTTTTTGTTCGCGCGCACAGTTTGGGGTTATTAAAAACTGTTCGCTGAAATGTCCCATATTATGCGATTGTTCGCGCGCACAGTTATTATAAATTTATCTTACTCCAAACTTTGAATCCTGTCAACATTTTTTGTGTGTTTTGCCGTATTATCCATAAATCACCTTCATTTTTTGGCTATATTTATTCAAAGCATGCCGCGTTATAAATATTAACACCCAGTACTTTCCCGGAATCACAAGTCCCGTTACGAAATGCGTCTCTCAGGAGCAGCAGTGAATAGTAGCTCTGCATATAGATATCCTGGTCGATAATATATTCAAACACTCCTTTCTTTAGATACTCAATCGTCTCGGGTGCTGTATCATGGCAGACGACATATGGATGCTGAAGAAAGGAATGTTCTTCTAAGAAAGCTCCAC
The Ruminococcus gauvreauii genome window above contains:
- a CDS encoding ABC transporter ATP-binding protein, which codes for MKQTLKKLYDLLDFRQKLNFVFILIIMILSAGLAQITPKAIGWLTDDIFLQEQISFDKIVPILLIILVANIINQLIIILRRIMVEDTATQTEKKARGIVISSLLKASLKYFKNNMTGNIHGRLNRCLEGTVKLEKLIFMDFAPAIFNSIAAIIVIFVTLPVYLTLLTLLVIPIGIAIVFRQISTQKGIRIELLETKASMDGSIVELLNGIEVIRMSDSNAIEERRFDDKSEFLRNKEMKHHLQMAKYDSFKFFNEIFFTVLMIGVSSYLATRQIISVGSILTSYLCFSQLIKPLEELHRILDELSESLILAEDFFKMTEIPNDFSYSLPKNNEIKESIFTSHMIDIGDLNFSYNEEAVLTDINLSVDKGCFLGIAGPSGCGKSSLIKTICKLEKASGKIYIDGKDIDGLSRKEITDIIALVPQNPFLIAGTLYENICYGLEDEPTLAEINEAIKKANLYDFINSLPDKLYTMIAEHGNNLSGGQKQRIAIARIFLRKPKILVLDEATSALDNTSEKLIQNEIEKLKEENQMTIISIAHRLTTLKNCDNIIVVDHGRIVQSGRYDRLLEADGIFSDMYYGRLK
- a CDS encoding uroporphyrinogen decarboxylase family protein, translating into MTSKERVLASLNHKQPDKIPIDFGGHVCSMMNATCVAALREYYGLEKRPVRIWDVSTMTGEIEKDLQDALGVDCEPFPTYDLCFGLKNTERWKSWKYRGTEVLVPENFEVTDDGKGGYYIYPEGDTSVPPSGHLPAGGYYFDDIVRQKDLEEDSMNYEDNLEEYGPISDTSLEFLRLQADNLKDSEKAVVMVPGGSALGDAANIPGNSLKDPKGIRSIPDWFAAPLLYPDYVHNVYSHQVDRMIDNWTKIYDIVGETVDVAYICGADFGTQISQMCSMEVFDEFYLPYYKRINDWVHKHTGWKTLKHTCGAVYPFIPKLIEAGFDAVNPVQCSAKGMDPRRLKKEFGNEITFWGGGVDTQKILPFGTPEQIREQVLERCEIFGEGGGFIFNSIHIVQCNTPVENIVAMINAVHEYNGN
- a CDS encoding SGNH/GDSL hydrolase family protein, whose amino-acid sequence is MKTIMFFGDSLTWGYDAVSTRRFPPDVRFTGLISQRFPECRVIEEGLKGRTNALDDAIEPGRNGHQALPMLLCTHDPIDIFVIMLGTNDVKRKFRNSAIEIAKALEMNIQLVQAPQFWGGVDAPKILIVCPPGVTADYVGDTMEGYFDEGSVEVSKQLPETYRKVAEACGCEYLNAMEVTGPCKEDGVHLDREGHRALADALEARLHEMLRE
- a CDS encoding AraC family transcriptional regulator, translating into MQHNEKGVIGNSVMCFHTPSTTAIDYLFYYNYSGLFYCNSTYRIQRAMNEFYEPYLFIFVNKGCMHLDYLGKNYSAYGNECLLFDCRQAHCYYADDNTIFQFVHFGGNISDYYVQKLCENQQHVFKPLNPQAISACFSRILEFTEENIPNEHLISSDIHQLLSLMMSSRETFSSLNAKRIASAVHFMEEHLHQDITLTDLSDQAGLNSYYFSKLFKQYTDSSPYDYLLNLRISHAKMLLMTAFDSVASISEQCGFNSPAHFIKIFKKKVGSTPLQYRKTHASI
- a CDS encoding Hsp20/alpha crystallin family protein, whose protein sequence is MMTPDIFAESLFDDFFDDFFDFSVFDDKAMQKAQKKLYGRHAANLMKTDVREHDDHYEVDIDLPGFRKEDLSLELKDGYLVISAAKGIDRDEKEKKNGKFVRRERYAGSMSRSFYVGVDVKQEDIRAKYESGVLKLCIPKAEEKGPRAEEKKYIAIEG
- a CDS encoding sugar ABC transporter substrate-binding protein, which codes for MKRKMAKRLLAMVTVSMLCIGTLAGCGNNSGESSSGGDGSEAKEESSANSGEASEGASGKGGEYVYRVGFVNIDNGDTACYPAMQKFVEYVESDEFAKAVGADKVEALTADSAKDIEKQTTNVETLLSKGVDMMFIIGVDTEGNTTSVKACNDEGIPVFMVGTEASGGEWKFVGFDEIELGKRQGEWCAENLPENANICYLQGTPGREASIQREEGFMQGIESRDDLTVLSSQSGDFDAATAMQVTEDWIQTHGEKIDCIVSANSTMIAGAIEALKAARMNEQVTSVGVVHLGAEDGYPIPDGDEDYAIFVSWPSIGTLCGEIAERVYKGEEIDERTNIELEDMTAENFDEIVAAQ